The sequence below is a genomic window from Acidobacteriota bacterium.
ACCTGCCAGGTGAGTATTGGTCATTTGAGCATCGATCCCCAACCCTTCGGTCGAGGCCGATGCGGCGCCTGATACGATCGCCGTCCTCGTGCCGACGCAACCGCGGTGTGGCCTATGACGATCCGAACGGTGCTCACGCTCGCCTGCGGCCTGATGCTCACGGCCGCTGTTTCCGCCTCGCTTCGACATCAGTCGCCGATCATCCTGTCCGAGCTCATCTACGAGACCGCGCCGTTTCCCTCCTGCCATGCCTCGACCATCGCCGAGACGCCGAGCGGCCTGGTCGCCGCGTGGTTCGGCGGCACCGCCGAGCGCAATCCCGACGTCGGCATCTGGCTGTCGCGTCATGAGGGCGGCCGCTGGACGACGCCAGTCGAGGTCGCGAACGGCGTGCAATCGCCTGCGCTGCGCTATCCGACGTGGAATCCCGTCCTGTTCCGCCCGGCGGCCGGCCCGCTGTACCTGTTCTACAAAGTCGGCCCTTCGCCGTCGTCGTGGTGGGGCATGTCGATGACGTCGAGCGACGACGGGCGCACGTGGACGACGCCCGTGCGCCTGGCGGACGGCATCATCGGGCCGGTGAAGAACAAACCGGTGCAGCTCGCCGACGGCGCGATCGTCTCCGGTTCGAGCACCGAGCACGACGGATGGCGCGTGCACTTCGAGCGATCGACCGACGGCGGCCGAACGTGGCGCGCGACCGAGACCGTGGCCGACGGCACCACGAAGGGCGCGATTCAGCCGAGCGTGCTCGTGCACCGCGACGGCCGTCTGCAGGCAATCGGCCGCACGCGCTCGGGCCGTCTGTTCGAAACGTGGTCGGCCGAC
It includes:
- a CDS encoding exo-alpha-sialidase, coding for MTIRTVLTLACGLMLTAAVSASLRHQSPIILSELIYETAPFPSCHASTIAETPSGLVAAWFGGTAERNPDVGIWLSRHEGGRWTTPVEVANGVQSPALRYPTWNPVLFRPAAGPLYLFYKVGPSPSSWWGMSMTSSDDGRTWTTPVRLADGIIGPVKNKPVQLADGAIVSGSSTEHDGWRVHFERSTDGGRTWRATETVADGTTKGAIQPSVLVHRDGRLQAIGRTRSGRLFETWSADQGQTWSPLGLLDLPNPSAGTDAVTLRDGRQLLVYNHTASGRSPLNVAISDDGRAWRAVAVLEDDPGREYSYPAVIQTADGLVHVTYTWRRERIRHVVLDLSRAATPRPIANGAWPR